A single Cottoperca gobio chromosome 7, fCotGob3.1, whole genome shotgun sequence DNA region contains:
- the LOC115010463 gene encoding LOW QUALITY PROTEIN: syntenin-1-like (The sequence of the model RefSeq protein was modified relative to this genomic sequence to represent the inferred CDS: deleted 1 base in 1 codon): MSLYPSLEDLKVDKVIKAQAQFAQTATPMPAITEGTYQPQPATAGMPESSLYPNLEELGDYMGLALNSDEVQRNLALLPVADNQVAVPFSSGFGGMVRPVTGADVGIRRAEIRPGLREIILCKDQDRKVGLRLRAIDNGVFVQLVQANSPAALAGLRFGDQVLQINGQNCAGWSVDKAHKALKAAAETRIELVVRDRPFQRTITMHKDSSGHVGFIYKSGKITSLVKDGSAARNGLLTEHFICEINGQNIIGLKDSQIKDILCTSPAAMTITIMPKFIYEHMIKRMSSGLLRSAMDHSVPEV; the protein is encoded by the exons ATGTCCCTGTATCCATCCCTCGAGGACCTCAAGGTCGACAAGGTTATCAAG GCACAGGCCCAGTTTGCTCAGACTGCCACCCCCATGCCAGCCATCACTGAGGGAACCTACCAGCCTCAGCCTGCCACTGCTGGGATGCCAGAATCAA GCTTGTACCCGAACCTCGAGGAGCTGGGAGACTACATGGGTCTGGCCCTCAACAGTGATGAAGTCCAGAGGAACCTGGCCTTGTTGCCTGTGGCTGACAAT CAAGTGGCAGTGCCCTTCAGCTCAGGCTTCGGGGGGATGGTGCGGCCTGTGACGGGGGCGGACGTCGGTATCAGGAGGGCAGAGATCCGCCCAGGGCTGCGGGAGATCATCCTCTGTAAGGACCAGGACAGGAAGGTGGGACTCCGGCTCAGAGCCATCGACAAC GGAGTGTTTGTCCAGCTGGTGCAGGCTAACTCCCCCGCGGCC TTGGCCGGGCTGCGTTTTGGGGACCAGGTCCTTCAGATCAACGGGCAGAACTGTGCTGGCTGGAGCGTAGACAAGGCCCACAAGGCCCTGAAGGCTGCGGCCGAGACCCGCATTGAGCTTGTGGTCAGGGACAG gcCATTCCAGCGCACCATCACCATGCACAAAGACAGCTCCGGCCACGTGGGCTTCATCTATAAGTCTGGTAAAATCACCTCCCTGGTCAAGGATGGCTCGGCTGCCCGCAACGGCCTGCTGACCGAGCATTTCATCTGCGAAATCAATGGACAAAACATTATTGGACTCAAG GATTCTCAGATCAAGGACATTCTCTGCACCTCTCCGGCCGCCATGACCATCACCATCATGCCCAAGTTCATCTACGAACACATGATCaagag GATGTCGAGCGGTCTCCTGCGGTCAGCCATGGATCACTCTGTCCCAGAGGTGTGA